From Anopheles funestus chromosome 3RL, idAnoFuneDA-416_04, whole genome shotgun sequence, a single genomic window includes:
- the LOC125768062 gene encoding bcl-2-related ovarian killer protein-like isoform X2, whose product MKEAKFDVMSSGLLKVEHPANNGTGLVPGRLSLSSDNLAVTTGSRLGNGERGGSLTPNLPSMDRLSAPILTRRKFSFPANLHSTALLGFPEIGHRDGMGGGASLSASSTALSARRRLSNVSDVVTRKLSSTIGWKQPVLPSQDIITQGKCLCGQYIRCRLKRSGVFNRKLGLQRIRSIVGTPSIHVVREVFPALLSVGEELERMYPRIYNGIARQLTRFGRGELKTPETAPVLLSAIARDLFKVDITWGKVVSLFAIAGGLSVDCVRQGHPDYLPKLVEGVADVIEDELVTWISENGGWIGLANKVRPPQEEITFTVRCLVGASCVIGLFMIVFLLKTLGLYLFPNIFS is encoded by the exons TGACGTCATGTCTAGCGGTTTGCTAAAGGTGGAACATCCCGCTAATAATGGGACCGGGCTGGTACCGGGACGGTTATCCCTTAGCAGTGACAACCTTGCAGTGACAACGGGAAGTCGTCTCGGCAATGGAGAACGGGGTGGTTCCCTCACACCTAATCTTCCCTCGATGGATCGACTGAGTGCACCGATTCTGACACGCCGAAAGTTTAGCTTCCCCGCCAATCTTCACTCGACCGCACTGTTAGGATTTCCTGAGATCGGCCACCGCGATGGAATGGGCGGGGGTGCATCCCTATCCGCTTCCAGTACCGCCCTTTCCGCACGGAGACGTCTCAGCAACGTGAGTGACGTCGTGACACGGAAACTCTCGAGTACGATCGGCTGGAAGCAACCGGTACTACCCTCCCAGGACATCATCACACAGGGCAAGTGTTTGTGTGGCCAGTACATCCGTTGTCGATTAAAGCGTTCTGGCGTTTTTAATCGAAAGCTAGGGCTGCAGCGCATCCGAAGCATCGTCGGCACACCTTCGATCCATGTCGTGCGAGAAGTATTCCCAGCCTTATTAAGT GTTGGCGAGGAACTAGAGAGGATGTATCCACGCATCTACAACGGTATTGCACGACAGTTGACTCGCTTTGGACGCGGTGAGCTAAAAACCCCCGAGACGGCTCCCGTACTACTGAGTGCCATTGCACGGGATCTCTTCAAGGTGGACATTACGTGGGGCAAGGTGGTGTCACTGTTTGCCATTGCCGGAGGCCTTTCAGTTGACTGTGTCCGACAGGGACATCCAGACTATCTGCCCAAGCTGGTCGAGGGTGTTGCAGATGTGATCGAAGACGAGCTTGTTACATGGATCTCGGAAAATGGTGGATGG ATCGGTTTAGCGAACAAGGTGCGACCGCCGCAGGAAGAGATCACCTTTACAGTACGGTGTCTAGTAGGAGCAAGCTGTGTGATAGGACTATTTATGATCGTCTTTCTATTAAAGACGCTAGGcttatatttatttccaaaTATATTCTCTTAA
- the LOC125768062 gene encoding bcl-2-related ovarian killer protein-like isoform X1, protein MTLTAGSIRESDVMSSGLLKVEHPANNGTGLVPGRLSLSSDNLAVTTGSRLGNGERGGSLTPNLPSMDRLSAPILTRRKFSFPANLHSTALLGFPEIGHRDGMGGGASLSASSTALSARRRLSNVSDVVTRKLSSTIGWKQPVLPSQDIITQGKCLCGQYIRCRLKRSGVFNRKLGLQRIRSIVGTPSIHVVREVFPALLSVGEELERMYPRIYNGIARQLTRFGRGELKTPETAPVLLSAIARDLFKVDITWGKVVSLFAIAGGLSVDCVRQGHPDYLPKLVEGVADVIEDELVTWISENGGWIGLANKVRPPQEEITFTVRCLVGASCVIGLFMIVFLLKTLGLYLFPNIFS, encoded by the exons TGACGTCATGTCTAGCGGTTTGCTAAAGGTGGAACATCCCGCTAATAATGGGACCGGGCTGGTACCGGGACGGTTATCCCTTAGCAGTGACAACCTTGCAGTGACAACGGGAAGTCGTCTCGGCAATGGAGAACGGGGTGGTTCCCTCACACCTAATCTTCCCTCGATGGATCGACTGAGTGCACCGATTCTGACACGCCGAAAGTTTAGCTTCCCCGCCAATCTTCACTCGACCGCACTGTTAGGATTTCCTGAGATCGGCCACCGCGATGGAATGGGCGGGGGTGCATCCCTATCCGCTTCCAGTACCGCCCTTTCCGCACGGAGACGTCTCAGCAACGTGAGTGACGTCGTGACACGGAAACTCTCGAGTACGATCGGCTGGAAGCAACCGGTACTACCCTCCCAGGACATCATCACACAGGGCAAGTGTTTGTGTGGCCAGTACATCCGTTGTCGATTAAAGCGTTCTGGCGTTTTTAATCGAAAGCTAGGGCTGCAGCGCATCCGAAGCATCGTCGGCACACCTTCGATCCATGTCGTGCGAGAAGTATTCCCAGCCTTATTAAGT GTTGGCGAGGAACTAGAGAGGATGTATCCACGCATCTACAACGGTATTGCACGACAGTTGACTCGCTTTGGACGCGGTGAGCTAAAAACCCCCGAGACGGCTCCCGTACTACTGAGTGCCATTGCACGGGATCTCTTCAAGGTGGACATTACGTGGGGCAAGGTGGTGTCACTGTTTGCCATTGCCGGAGGCCTTTCAGTTGACTGTGTCCGACAGGGACATCCAGACTATCTGCCCAAGCTGGTCGAGGGTGTTGCAGATGTGATCGAAGACGAGCTTGTTACATGGATCTCGGAAAATGGTGGATGG ATCGGTTTAGCGAACAAGGTGCGACCGCCGCAGGAAGAGATCACCTTTACAGTACGGTGTCTAGTAGGAGCAAGCTGTGTGATAGGACTATTTATGATCGTCTTTCTATTAAAGACGCTAGGcttatatttatttccaaaTATATTCTCTTAA
- the LOC125768062 gene encoding bcl-2-related ovarian killer protein-like isoform X3 — protein MSSGLLKVEHPANNGTGLVPGRLSLSSDNLAVTTGSRLGNGERGGSLTPNLPSMDRLSAPILTRRKFSFPANLHSTALLGFPEIGHRDGMGGGASLSASSTALSARRRLSNVSDVVTRKLSSTIGWKQPVLPSQDIITQGKCLCGQYIRCRLKRSGVFNRKLGLQRIRSIVGTPSIHVVREVFPALLSVGEELERMYPRIYNGIARQLTRFGRGELKTPETAPVLLSAIARDLFKVDITWGKVVSLFAIAGGLSVDCVRQGHPDYLPKLVEGVADVIEDELVTWISENGGWIGLANKVRPPQEEITFTVRCLVGASCVIGLFMIVFLLKTLGLYLFPNIFS, from the exons ATGTCTAGCGGTTTGCTAAAGGTGGAACATCCCGCTAATAATGGGACCGGGCTGGTACCGGGACGGTTATCCCTTAGCAGTGACAACCTTGCAGTGACAACGGGAAGTCGTCTCGGCAATGGAGAACGGGGTGGTTCCCTCACACCTAATCTTCCCTCGATGGATCGACTGAGTGCACCGATTCTGACACGCCGAAAGTTTAGCTTCCCCGCCAATCTTCACTCGACCGCACTGTTAGGATTTCCTGAGATCGGCCACCGCGATGGAATGGGCGGGGGTGCATCCCTATCCGCTTCCAGTACCGCCCTTTCCGCACGGAGACGTCTCAGCAACGTGAGTGACGTCGTGACACGGAAACTCTCGAGTACGATCGGCTGGAAGCAACCGGTACTACCCTCCCAGGACATCATCACACAGGGCAAGTGTTTGTGTGGCCAGTACATCCGTTGTCGATTAAAGCGTTCTGGCGTTTTTAATCGAAAGCTAGGGCTGCAGCGCATCCGAAGCATCGTCGGCACACCTTCGATCCATGTCGTGCGAGAAGTATTCCCAGCCTTATTAAGT GTTGGCGAGGAACTAGAGAGGATGTATCCACGCATCTACAACGGTATTGCACGACAGTTGACTCGCTTTGGACGCGGTGAGCTAAAAACCCCCGAGACGGCTCCCGTACTACTGAGTGCCATTGCACGGGATCTCTTCAAGGTGGACATTACGTGGGGCAAGGTGGTGTCACTGTTTGCCATTGCCGGAGGCCTTTCAGTTGACTGTGTCCGACAGGGACATCCAGACTATCTGCCCAAGCTGGTCGAGGGTGTTGCAGATGTGATCGAAGACGAGCTTGTTACATGGATCTCGGAAAATGGTGGATGG ATCGGTTTAGCGAACAAGGTGCGACCGCCGCAGGAAGAGATCACCTTTACAGTACGGTGTCTAGTAGGAGCAAGCTGTGTGATAGGACTATTTATGATCGTCTTTCTATTAAAGACGCTAGGcttatatttatttccaaaTATATTCTCTTAA